tgatatggtgaaataagggaggattatgatattgattctgattatatggtgagatctggttgcacgccacaacatattttacttgttattattgatatttacatggtggaataagggaggatcgtgtttgtatggtgggatcgggttacgcACCGCAATGGTTTGTGTGTTTTATATTCCTTATTACATTGTGTTAGCTTTTAGTGTTTTCGTACGAGGTTTTGAGGATTCATATTTCTGGTTTTACTGGCTTCAATGATTGAGTTATTTCCATGAGTTAACTGCCTTATTTTTCCATATTTTCCTTTCCTGTCATTATTATTATACTGCGTACAAGTTATTGTATGTGACCCGTCTTAGCCTTGTCAGTaccttgtcgaggttaggcttgatacgtATAGAGTACATGGGGCCAgttgtactcacactacactcTGTACTTCTTGTGTTGATTTTGGAGTTGGTCCCAGCAGCGACCGGTAGATtgccctgaagtccccttctaccTTATTCTAGTTGTGCATTCTTTTCAGGCAGCTTTATTTTCATTCATACTATTAACTGTATTATTCTAGTAGTTCGTGCACTAATGACACCAGATTTGTGGTTGTATTTAGATATTTCGGTTGTTATGACATTTCGCACtttatttcaattttattttagTTATTTCAGCTTAATTAGCATCAGTTAATTTGATTTGTTTAAAATGGCTTAAAACTATTCTAACGTTGGTTCACCTAGCAAGTAAAATGTTAGGCACTATCACGGTCCCAAGGGTGGGAAATTTCAAATCGTGATAGAAACTCTTATCTACTTCTCAGTAACACTAAGTTATGTCAccggaaagtggggggactatttGTATGGGGTAAAACTAGTCAATGACAGCTGGGCGAATGATGGAGTGACATGTGTCACTAAAGACAGGTGGGATATGAGTCAGCAAAGAGCTGTCGCCAGGTGCAATCGAGCGATCTGTACTGAACTAGTCCCGAAGACAAAGCAGCCGGTAACAAGGATTTGCAGCATTGCCATTGGGTGGCTTTTTTGGACAGTTATTATAGAGAATATCTATATTTAGAGCCAACTGTTATGCACCATCAATGACAATTTTATTCTCATTCAAAAGTAGCTTGATTTGAGGATCTTGTCTCCCTAAATAGGGCTATAAATAGAAGGATTAACAACCATTGTAGCAACAAGAAACTCTGCATACAAAAAGTTATAATCCATTCTATTTGCGCTGAATTTTAATACTTGAACATTGCATTTACTCTTGTCATAAAAAATGCTATGTTTTTAGTCAGGCTTGTTATCTCTTTCAATTTCATTTGATAATATTATTTTTGCTCTCATTTACTTATTATTTTTTGGTCAAATagattcacttgtctataaaccacgctataaattcaattgtaccaTTTTACAGATAAACAGTCTTATCGCTAGGCGAATAGTTTAATACTCCTTTACGCAGTTTGaccaataaaaagaaaaagaagaattttATCTCATTTTGATCAAGTAAagcttttttttcattcttcGTATTTTGTTACTTTGGGAAACAACGTGCCATAGAGCTAGATCTTGGAGGAACATATATAAAGCAATGATAAGTTTTATGATTATGATCTTGTTTACCattaaaatggataacaattaaatttgtacgtgACTTTAAAGATATATGAATTGATTCAGCACAAATAATCAAGAATGTTAGATAAATGAATTAAAAGTACTGTGGATAACCAAACCAGTTATGATATGATGTTGAGTCCGAACTCGGACATAAGCTTAACAATAGTTCTGCCTTCGACCGGACCCTCGATTCAGAGCTAAATGCGTATGAAGAACTATAATTAAAATAAGAATTTTTCAATAACTAGAAACCATAGAAACAAGTTTGTATTGCCTTGATATACGTGTTATAGTGCCACTATTCAATAATAAATTttctctttatatagtaggagagttttaCCCCTAGTACAAttttaaaaaaggtaaaaatcctcCTTGTATATAAATTACTAATACGCTACCGACATCGGGAGAGATACGCACCGTGATATTCGGTCGGTTGAGGATATCACAGCCTTCTGTTAGTCGTGTCCAACAAATTGTAGTGCTTTCCGAGGTCTCGAGCTCATTCCGGGATCGAGGAAGCATTTCCTTATCAAGACCGGTGGCGCACACTCCGTTCAGGTCTTAGTACGAGACATCCCGGCTTCGATTCCGACCACATACAGTCATGCTTTTGCTTCATTTATTCCATCAGAAAATTGGGGTACACGCTACCCTGGTTTTATCCGTATACAGATCTCATGGCCAAGTCGCATGTTCCACACCCAAATTAAGGACACGAGGGTCTTTAGGTCTTGGGTCACTTCTATTTCACATCTCTTTCCCATCAGGGAGTCTTACCTTTGACACATCTTCAATGAGCCCTCAATGCATATAAGCAAGGAATTCCACTATTTTGGCAATCAATGGTGCAACTATTCACGTGAATTTTTTGGCTGCGCTTTCAAGCCGTTCAAGATTAAATGCTATTTTTGTTTTATGATAACGTGTTCGAGTCAATTTGTCTACCTTTTAACTCATTCACTAGGCACCTATTACCTTTAAGGCCTCAGTATTACACGTACCAGATAATTCTCTATCAAGGTGTAGGTTgatgaaaataaattaattaaaagtgtTATTTGGTTGGAGTTTATGGATATTTATATAATCTCCGAATAGAAACTAACATTAATTTATACAATATTTGGTAGCTATACTTTTGTTTTCCTAATAAATAATACCAGACTCCTGGTGATGGACGTCGGTATCTTgataaagaggaagaagaggtttGTACGGGGGCAACCAAGGATCAAGTGGGGAGTCTTAACCAAGGAAAATGCGCAGGAGTTAGAGGGAAAGTTAGCGGCTATGGGAGCCTGGAAGAGTGATGGGGATGATAGTATTATGTGGACAACGACGACAGACTGTATAAGAGAGGCAGCGAGAGAGGTATTAGGGGTCTCGAAGGGGTACTCAGGTGGGCACCGAGGCGACTGGTGGTGGAATTATGTGGTCCAAAGTAAAGTGGAAACAAAGAAAGCGACTTACCTTAAGTTAGTGGAGAACACAGACGAGGATCAGAGGAGTGCGAACAGAGAAAGGTATAAGGACGTTAGGAGGGAAGCGAAGTTAGCAGTCATGGAGGCTAAGACTATCACGTTTGGGCGGCTATATGAGGAACTGCGGAGTGAAAGTGGGGACAAGAAGTTATTTTGGCTTACTAAAGCGAGAGAAAGGTAGGCTCGTGATCttgaccaagtgaggtgcatcaaagacgaggaaGGTCGGGTATTGATGGGAGAGGTCCAGATTAAGCAGAGGTGGCAGTCGTACTTTCATAGACTTCTGAATGAAGAGGGGGACAGAAACATCGTGTTAGGGGAGTTGGGGAACTCCGAAAGTCATCAAGACTTTAGGTACTGTAGGCGTATTAAGGTGGAGGAGGTCGTGGGAGCAATGCGTAAGATGATTCGGGGCAAAGCGATCGGACCAGATGAGATTCCAGTTGAATTTTTGAGGTATGTGTGTAAAGCAGGCTTGGAGTGGCTGACTgagttgtttaatgttattttcaaGACGAAGAGGATGCTAGATGAGTGGAAGTGGAGTACGATGACTCCATTATACAAAAACAAAGAGGATATCCAGaattgtaacaattataggggtataaAATtgctaagtcataccatgaaagtttgggagagggtggtggaagggAGGGTAAGACGGGTGGTTTCTATATCAGAAAatcagttcgggttcatgcctgGTCGCTCTACTACAGAAGTTATCCatcttattaggaggttggtggagcAGTACAGAGATAGGAAGAGGGATCTACACATGGTGTTCATTGATCTAGAGAAGGCATATGACAAGATCCCTAGGGACATTCTTTGGAGATGCCTGGAGGTGAAAGGTGTGATGGTAGCTTATAATAGAGCGATAAAGGATTtatatgatggagctaagactcgggttaggactaTGTGAGGTGATTCAGAGCCCTTTCCAGTAGTTATGGGGTTATACCAAGGATCTGCGCTCAACCCGCTCTTATTTGCCCTAGTAATGGACGCATTGACATACCATATTCAAgtggaggtgccatggtgtatgttgtttACTGATGATATAGTTCTATTGATGAGACGAGAGGCAGCTTTAATGAAAGACTGGTGGTATGGAGGCAGGTCCTGGAGTCTAAAGgcttcaagttgagtaggaccagGACAGAAatttggagtgcaagttcagcaaTGTGTCGGTGGAAGCGGACGGGGAGGTGAGGCTTAACtcgcaagtcatccctaagagagtGAGTTTCAGTACCTAGGGTCTATTATCCAAGGAGATGGGGAGATCGACGGGGATGTCATGCACTGTATAGGGGTAGGGTAGATGAAATAGAGGTTAGCGTCtagagtcctgtgtgacaagaaggtgccactgaaacttaaaggtaagttctatagagcggtGATTAGACCTGCCATtctgtatggggctgagtgttgtcCAGTAAAGAAttctcatatccagaagatgaaagtatctgaaatgaggatgttgagatggatgtgcgggcatactagGCTTGATAAGATttggaatgaagatattcgggagaatgTAGGTGTGGCTCCcatggatgacaagatgcgggaagcgagccttagatggttcgggcacgtgcggAGGAGGAGTCTAGATGCCTCGGTAAGGAGGTGCGAACGGTTGGCTTTGACAGGTACAAGGAGAGGTAGAGGGTGGCCTAAGAAATATTGGGGTGAGGTGATAAGACAAGACATGGCGCAACTTCAGatttctgaggacatggccctggATAGGGAGGTGTGGAGGTCGAACATTGGGGTTGTAGGTTAGGGTTTAGTTGAGCGTTTTTCTTCGTTGTTCTAGCTAGTTTGATAGCATTTTATATAGGACTGCTAGTGGTTATTGTTCCATCAcactttctattttttgtttattaatttttactgttattttatattttatttacaaTTTTTATTATTGCCATAATTATTGTCCTTCCCACTTATTTGTTGTCACTTACGGTGCTGATCTTATTTGGATGTTTTCTGTTGTTGTTACAGATCTTTTAtttttgagtcgagggtcttccagaaacagcctctctaccctcatgggtaggggtaaggtctgcgtacactctaccctccccagaccccactagtggcattattattgggttgttgttgttattgttgttgtaatttATGTGGAAATGTATGTATTATTTTATGCAGGTATTAACAATACATAGATTAAAGCACTAAATGACAAAACTAACCCTCAAAATAATTAACaaactttattttttttagatAGTAAAATATATTTTAAGCTATATATTAGTTTTTAATATATCAAACAAAACATTCTATaagaaataatcttcgcattacTAATTTGTCTCTAAATTAAATATAACCTTTTTTTTCTGCTGCAATTTAAACCGAATCTTTCCTGAATTATTCTCACTTAATGAACCACTAACTCACTCCCTAATGTTACTAACTCATATACATGCTATATGTCTTAGTGAGCAAGGTAATAAGaactgttggcccaagtaaatgtgaagttttgaagactgacaaaagaactcagacatggaccaggtccatcctgtgaagcacagtcatgataaacccaaacatgtgagatgcacgtgaatgaGATAAATCTAAtttatcagaagtaatatctcctgatcatgatcgaaaatgttgcatattggataaggagaaagattCCTTACACAAAGAAAACACAGTTTAGGAAAAGGATaaagttagagtatgagatcaattagaactcttccaccatggaagagtagcctctgtatcctagtcaatctctaattactaacccctTAAATATcaatgttgttctcttttataggtaatgcacataagcagaagttaaacgtgaattaagagcaaaatagcaaagcaattttgcaagcaatttatgtgtgattcaagcgtgcaatcctgaagctacttgaaccagttccaagtgtctatcttttactctagttcaattgtagtcggtgattttacattgtacctttcaactttaatagaagcaattgtattaggtacttagagttttcaagttagatttaacttgaattagtcacaacagttgaggttgtgtgccacaacgggattagagtcaatcctaggtttacaaaagagtttttgtaaatgtagtttttggctcagtgattttagtggagattttgggaaaatcctactggaaggtatgtcgtggttttttcaccttttgtgCCAGGTGTTTTTCAtgtaaaaatctttgtgttctttattttctgttcttattattccgcaacagtagtagttggaacacatagaagaaccaggtccttctataatcaagttaagtgaaaattgggtaccacactaatcgccccccccccccttgtgtggtattgaagtctaaaacatcaattggtatcagagcgggttatccttgaagaggctaacaccttaggaacagatccagatgagtgcaccaccgggaaactgggaagggcaatccactgctagacctccactctttaatggccagtactattCCTAGTGGAAGAATAGGATaagagatcacatcataggagaagactatgaactctgggataTAGTTATTGATGGTTCCCTGGCTACTACAAAGAAAAGTGGTGAAGGAATGGACGTGCTAAATACAAGAGCTGACTGTACtactgaagatttgaagaaatgggaaaagaatgccaaggccaagaaatggcttgtgtgtgaaCTAGGTCCAAACGAGTACAgcaggattcaaagttgtactactgctaaggagatatgggacactctacaagtggcccatgaaggaactccttaagtaaagagatcaagaagaACACtattatattctcaatatgagaatttcaccatgaaggaaggagaaaccatccaagatatgtacacaaggttcacaacactaacaaatgaacttaagtctcttggaagaattatccttaaagaagacaaggttgagaaaatcttgacaagggtcttgccagtaacttgggaaagcaaaatcacggctattcaagaatcaaagaacattgccactctcaagttggatgagctgattggaaatctcactgcctatgaactgagaaagCAACTATGAAGAtagatgcacccaagaaggaaagaagcctGGCTCTCAGAATAGTTGAAGGTGCAGACTTAGAGGATGATAAAATGGatatgatcacaagggatttcaagTAGTACTTAAtaagaggaaagggttcttcaagaggtgcaaACTTCAATAAACCAAGGGCTCCTACAAAACAAACCAACGagggctgctacaaatgtggtaagcctgcccacatgatcaagaattgtccccagtgggaaattgaatggaagaaggaaagggatgaacgaagaaataggaagaaggaacaggttcaacccaaaaggaacaatggatcaacaaaggctatggttgcttcTTGGGGAGAAACCTCAGATGAGGATTCacaagatgaagctggagatgaacaaacacttatggccattggagaatcagatgatgaacaagaggtaagtactATTCAtgtcaaagacaagattaaatttttgtctaaagaaaggctatctgaaTTATTCctaaacttcattgatgagtctgaggtcataaacaatgagaaggaacagttgtctagggaatgtgtgatcctaaaagccaagtgcaaaaatctagaatttagggctagtgaaagtgatagtataaatgctgagttgaagaaccgagttcttgaacttgacaccaatgtcttagaacttaggtctgaaaatttaaaactgaaattaggaacaggatagaagaaagctgatcacacacatcccttagaagaaaatctgggaaaaatgaagaatgagttgtacaagaaagatgagcagatgagagtcctaaaagaagatctaggcaaAGTGAAGcatgaactagatagaacttgcaaatggaataagtccTCTGATGCACTATCCTAGCTACAAGAGCACCACAATAGaaataagagaggacttggctatgggaccccaacacctaagtgggatcccaaaatcAAATATATCACACTTCCtaaaaacaaaatttgcacacactgtggcaagactagtcattacaaaagtgaatgtaaagcaaaagaaaaggccagtcacaagaacaaaacctttgttcaagagaaaaataggctgcctggatgggccaaaaggaatttaattcacccctttgcctatagaaagggacccaaactagtttgggttcctaagactaacccctgattttgttttgcaggtccaagtgaagggaagtagccaaatatggtacatggatagtggctactCAAAGTATATGACTAGAAGTAAGAACCAGTTCctaggtaatgtctcctttggaaatgggaagaaaggtgagatcattggggttggaaaggtaggtaagacaaactcacattccattgagaatgtctacttgatatatggcttgaaatatagcctaattagTGTATCataactgtgtgacagaggtaacctagTAGCATTCAgctctaccaaatgttttgtgattaatcttaccactgacaagattattttgcagggaaaaagagttaacaatatttgcattgtagatttgtccactctttcagaaaatgaactcacctgCTTGAGTGTgctggacaatgatcccctcatgtggcacaaaagacttggtcatgcaagtctgaatcaactctgcaaattagtctccaaggacatGGTGATaaggttacctaacatcaagttcaaggaagacaaagtttgtgaggcctgtgcaagggggaagcaggtaagatcatcttttaaaagcaagaaaatggt
This genomic stretch from Nicotiana sylvestris chromosome 9, ASM39365v2, whole genome shotgun sequence harbors:
- the LOC138877567 gene encoding uncharacterized protein, which produces MDVGILIKRKKRFVRGQPRIKWGVLTKENAQELEGKLAAMGAWKSDGDDSIMWTTTTDCIREAAREVLGVSKGYSGGHRGDWWWNYVVQSKVETKKATYLKLVENTDEDQRSANRERYKDVRREAKLAVMEAKTITFGRLYEELRSESGDKKLFWLTKARER